In the genome of Carnobacterium pleistocenium FTR1, one region contains:
- a CDS encoding YaiI/YqxD family protein, which produces MQIYIDADACPVKSIIIEEALAENIPVTLVTSISHFSTKEQPVGVETVYVDTGAEAADYRIIKLIKKGDILITQDYGLASLGLGKGCIVLHHTGYRYTAENIDQLLQSRYLSAMIRKSGKRTKGPKPFTDENRKEFRQRFKEILTQVQDCLY; this is translated from the coding sequence TTGCAAATTTATATTGATGCAGATGCCTGCCCAGTAAAAAGTATTATAATTGAAGAGGCCTTAGCAGAAAACATACCGGTCACTCTTGTAACTAGTATTTCACATTTTTCAACCAAAGAACAACCTGTTGGAGTAGAGACTGTCTATGTCGATACAGGAGCAGAAGCAGCAGATTACCGTATCATCAAACTCATCAAAAAGGGAGACATCCTCATTACACAAGACTATGGATTAGCTTCTTTAGGCTTAGGTAAAGGTTGTATCGTTCTTCACCATACAGGATACAGGTATACCGCTGAAAACATCGATCAATTGTTGCAATCACGGTATTTAAGCGCCATGATTCGAAAAAGCGGCAAACGAACAAAAGGCCCTAAGCCTTTTACAGATGAAAACCGTAAAGAATTCAGACAACGCTTTAAAGAAATTCTTACACAGGTTCAAGATTGCCTTTATTAA
- a CDS encoding secondary thiamine-phosphate synthase enzyme YjbQ → MTNNLYSFDISTEEKQTFITIDDHLQQALSKSGVKNGIMVVFCPHTTAGITINENGDSDVKKDLILGLNQTFPNKAEYRHMEGNSDAHIKSSVVGASETLIILKGRLILGTWQSLYFCEFDGPRNRNFFVKIIEG, encoded by the coding sequence ATGACCAATAACCTTTATTCATTTGATATTTCAACTGAAGAGAAGCAAACTTTTATAACAATCGATGATCATCTGCAGCAAGCTTTATCAAAAAGCGGTGTCAAAAATGGAATCATGGTAGTATTTTGTCCGCATACAACAGCGGGAATTACGATTAATGAAAATGGCGATTCAGATGTAAAGAAAGATTTAATTCTAGGGTTGAATCAAACGTTTCCTAATAAAGCTGAGTACAGGCATATGGAGGGGAACTCAGATGCACATATAAAATCATCAGTTGTAGGAGCTAGTGAGACACTGATTATTTTGAAAGGACGCCTTATTTTGGGAACTTGGCAGAGTCTTTATTTTTGTGAGTTCGATGGTCCAAGGAATCGAAATTTTTTTGTAAAAATTATCGAAGGTTAG
- a CDS encoding MarR family winged helix-turn-helix transcriptional regulator: MEGNNFLLEEQLCFSTYTLSKQFTKLYRPVLEPYALTYTQYVALLVLWEKSDLSVQSLGTELGLDSGTLTPMLKRMESNGFITRKRLPEDERRVIIATTPKADNLKDEILKKVSACLALLNLNEKDYFDLLKKINQLTKTLGGINNG, encoded by the coding sequence ATGGAAGGAAACAACTTTTTATTAGAAGAACAGCTTTGTTTTTCGACTTATACTTTATCTAAACAGTTTACAAAACTTTATCGTCCAGTGTTAGAACCATATGCTCTTACGTATACTCAATATGTCGCTTTACTTGTATTGTGGGAGAAATCTGATTTGAGTGTTCAATCATTAGGAACAGAACTCGGATTGGATAGTGGCACACTAACACCGATGCTGAAGCGAATGGAGTCAAATGGATTCATTACTCGAAAGCGTCTTCCGGAAGATGAAAGAAGAGTCATCATTGCAACTACTCCAAAAGCTGATAATTTAAAGGATGAGATACTTAAAAAGGTCTCTGCCTGTTTAGCCCTGTTAAATTTGAATGAAAAAGATTATTTTGACTTATTGAAAAAGATAAATCAATTAACAAAAACTTTAGGAGGAATTAATAATGGCTGA
- a CDS encoding organic hydroperoxide resistance protein — protein sequence MAESKVLYQTTAINTGGRNGESHLPDGSFSVKVSTPKQMGGPGQGSNPEQLFALGYSACFNSALEIMIKQAKIEAASEVTAEVSLNSDPTDSGVKLSVVLIVAIEGQSLETTKELAEKAHAFCPYSKAVQNNITVEIKVVEYK from the coding sequence ATGGCTGAATCAAAAGTATTGTACCAAACAACAGCAATCAACACAGGTGGACGTAACGGAGAAAGTCACTTACCAGATGGCTCTTTTTCGGTAAAAGTATCGACTCCAAAACAAATGGGCGGTCCTGGACAAGGCAGCAACCCAGAACAATTATTCGCTTTAGGTTATAGTGCTTGTTTCAACTCAGCACTAGAAATTATGATCAAGCAAGCTAAAATTGAAGCTGCATCAGAAGTTACAGCTGAAGTTTCTTTAAATTCAGATCCAACTGATAGTGGGGTTAAGCTTTCTGTAGTACTTATTGTCGCAATCGAAGGACAAAGTCTTGAAACTACAAAAGAATTAGCAGAAAAGGCTCATGCATTCTGCCCTTACTCTAAAGCTGTTCAAAACAATATCACTGTTGAAATAAAAGTAGTAGAATACAAATAA
- a CDS encoding arginine repressor, whose amino-acid sequence MNRTDRLFTIKNLILRHDIATQQELMDYLEKDGFQTTQATLSRDIKELHLIKLTQLGKSSKYAFYHDVYREKSLYFRLEKALHNYAQSVTTVHFLVCLLVTPTYPNVIASLIDELNLPTIAGTIASFDTCLIILNTEADAHLLNAIFSKVIRGQSITDLEKMMSPLLQK is encoded by the coding sequence ATGAATCGAACTGACCGATTATTTACGATAAAAAATCTTATTCTTAGGCACGATATTGCGACACAACAGGAATTAATGGATTACCTGGAAAAAGATGGTTTTCAAACCACTCAAGCAACGCTTTCCAGAGACATAAAAGAGTTGCATTTAATAAAATTAACTCAATTGGGGAAGTCATCAAAATACGCATTCTATCATGATGTTTACCGCGAAAAAAGTCTTTATTTCAGACTAGAAAAAGCGCTACATAATTACGCACAAAGTGTTACCACTGTCCATTTCTTAGTTTGTTTGCTGGTTACACCCACTTATCCAAATGTGATTGCTTCTTTGATCGATGAATTAAACCTACCAACAATTGCCGGTACGATTGCTAGTTTTGATACTTGTCTGATCATTTTAAATACAGAAGCAGATGCACATTTATTAAACGCTATTTTTTCTAAAGTCATTCGCGGTCAGTCCATTACTGACCTTGAAAAAATGATGTCTCCTTTGTTGCAAAAGTAA
- the arcA gene encoding arginine deiminase, with amino-acid sequence MKTPIHVMSEIGKLKTVLLKRPGKEVENLTPEIMERLLFDDIPHLAVIQKEHDAFAQALIDRGIEVVYLEKLAAEAIDAGNYKEKFVDRILDESNLETLPVKEGLKKYLLGFDTLEMVDVIMAGVRKKDVSIESHHLADISEDNVYPFFMDPMPNLYFTRDPAASIGNGLTINRMTFEARNRESLFMEVIMEYHPRFASQGVSVWRNRNHLSRIEGGDELVLSDKVLAIGISQRTSAKAIEELAIELFDNNSSFEKVLAIKIPNVRAMMHLDTVFTMVDYDKFTIHPGIQKNNGEVDTYILEKGEKSGVVKISHRSDLQEILREALNVPKLTLIPCGGGDPIISAREQWNDGSNTLAIAPGVVVTYDRNYVSNALLRSHGIEVIEIASSELSRGRGGPRCMSMPLIREDLPAR; translated from the coding sequence ATGAAAACACCCATTCATGTAATGTCAGAGATTGGAAAATTGAAGACAGTGTTATTGAAAAGACCAGGAAAAGAAGTTGAAAATTTAACTCCTGAAATTATGGAGCGTTTGTTATTTGACGATATTCCTCATTTGGCAGTCATCCAAAAAGAACACGATGCATTTGCTCAAGCTTTAATAGATCGTGGAATAGAAGTCGTTTATTTGGAAAAATTAGCTGCAGAAGCAATTGATGCTGGCAACTATAAGGAAAAATTTGTTGACCGTATTCTAGATGAATCAAATCTAGAAACACTACCGGTTAAAGAAGGACTGAAAAAATACTTGTTGGGTTTTGACACACTGGAAATGGTAGATGTCATTATGGCTGGCGTCCGTAAAAAAGATGTGTCTATCGAAAGCCATCATTTAGCAGATATTTCAGAAGATAATGTCTATCCATTTTTTATGGATCCTATGCCAAATCTTTACTTTACACGAGATCCGGCTGCATCTATTGGAAATGGACTAACAATCAACCGTATGACTTTTGAAGCTCGTAACAGAGAATCGTTATTTATGGAAGTGATTATGGAATACCATCCAAGATTTGCTAGTCAAGGTGTAAGTGTATGGCGTAATCGTAATCATCTTTCTCGGATCGAAGGTGGAGATGAATTAGTTTTAAGTGATAAGGTGCTGGCTATTGGGATTTCACAACGGACTTCAGCTAAAGCTATCGAAGAGTTAGCTATTGAATTGTTTGATAACAACTCAAGTTTTGAAAAAGTGCTAGCGATAAAAATACCTAATGTCCGTGCTATGATGCATTTGGATACCGTATTTACAATGGTTGATTACGATAAATTCACGATTCATCCAGGAATACAAAAAAATAATGGCGAAGTAGATACGTATATTTTAGAAAAGGGCGAAAAATCTGGAGTAGTTAAGATATCTCATCGTTCCGATTTACAAGAAATTTTACGTGAAGCATTGAATGTACCTAAGCTGACCTTGATTCCTTGTGGTGGTGGAGATCCAATCATTTCAGCTCGTGAACAATGGAATGATGGTTCGAATACATTGGCAATTGCACCAGGAGTGGTTGTCACGTATGACCGCAATTACGTTTCCAACGCGTTATTAAGAAGCCATGGAATTGAAGTCATTGAAATTGCTTCAAGTGAGTTATCTAGAGGTCGTGGTGGTCCACGTTGTATGAGTATGCCTTTAATTCGTGAAGATCTTCCAGCAAGATAA
- the argF gene encoding ornithine carbamoyltransferase, producing the protein MTKQVFQGRSLVAEKDFTKDELMYLIDLSAHLKDLKKRGIPHHYLEGKNIALLFEKSSTRTRAAFTTAAIDLGAHPEYLGKNDIQLGKKESVEDTARVLGSMFDGIEFRGFKQSTVEQLAEFSGVPVWNGLTDEWHPTQMIADFLTVKENFGHLEGVTLAYVGDGRNNMANSLLVTGALLGVNVRIVSPQSLFPTKETIDMAQGFAEKSGSKLMITKDVAEGVKDADVLYTDVWVSMGEEDKFAERIALLTPYQLNMDMVRATGKEDTIILHCLPAFHDATTDYGRDVKEKHHIEEMEITDEAFRSKHARQFGQAENRMHSIKAIMAATLGNLFIPKV; encoded by the coding sequence ATGACAAAGCAAGTATTTCAAGGACGTAGTTTAGTAGCCGAAAAGGATTTCACAAAAGATGAACTGATGTATTTGATCGATTTGTCTGCACATTTAAAAGATTTGAAAAAAAGAGGGATTCCACATCATTACCTGGAAGGAAAAAATATTGCCTTATTGTTTGAGAAATCCTCAACGCGTACTCGGGCAGCTTTTACTACAGCAGCGATCGATTTAGGAGCACATCCTGAGTACCTTGGAAAAAATGATATCCAATTGGGCAAAAAAGAATCCGTTGAAGATACAGCGCGGGTATTGGGTAGTATGTTCGATGGCATTGAGTTTCGTGGGTTCAAACAAAGTACAGTAGAACAATTAGCCGAATTTTCAGGTGTTCCTGTATGGAATGGATTGACTGATGAATGGCACCCAACACAAATGATCGCTGACTTTTTAACGGTTAAAGAAAACTTTGGACACCTTGAAGGCGTTACGTTAGCTTATGTTGGAGATGGTCGCAATAATATGGCAAACAGCTTGTTAGTTACTGGTGCGCTTTTAGGTGTGAACGTTCGAATCGTCTCTCCTCAATCATTATTCCCTACAAAAGAAACCATCGATATGGCTCAAGGTTTTGCCGAAAAATCGGGTAGTAAACTAATGATCACAAAAGACGTTGCAGAAGGCGTTAAAGATGCGGATGTTTTATATACTGATGTCTGGGTATCAATGGGAGAAGAAGATAAGTTTGCAGAACGAATCGCATTGTTAACTCCTTACCAATTAAACATGGATATGGTTCGTGCAACGGGCAAAGAAGATACGATTATTTTGCATTGTCTGCCAGCTTTTCATGATGCAACGACAGATTACGGTCGAGACGTAAAAGAAAAACACCACATTGAAGAAATGGAAATTACAGATGAAGCCTTTAGAAGTAAACATGCGCGTCAATTTGGTCAAGCTGAAAACCGGATGCACTCAATCAAAGCAATTATGGCTGCAACGTTAGGCAACTTATTTATTCCCAAAGTTTAA
- the arcD gene encoding arginine-ornithine antiporter has protein sequence MEEKKLGLTPLVALVVGSIIGGGIFNLMSDMAVEASVGPVIIGWVIAGIGMAFLAFSFQNLSAKRPDLDAGIYSYAKEGFGKYMGFNSAWGYWLSAFLGNVAYGTLLFSSIGYFFPVFGDGQNFASVIGASVMLWLVHALILRGVETASFINTIVTAAKLIPLAIFFVAMFVAFKLDVFTADFWGTISGDFTFSEVMDQVQGTMLVTVWVFIGIEGAVVFSGRANKKSDVGKATIIGLVTVISIYLLTTILSMAVLTRPELAELPQPAMAYLLESVVGKWGAILINIGVIISVSGAWLAWTMFAAELPYQAAKQGSFPKFFIKENKNGAPVNSLMFTNILIQLFLFTFLISSRAYNFAFSLASSAILIPYAFTAFYQLKLSLMEKSTTPRRNQNIFVGVVASIYAVWLIYAGGVDYLLLTMLLYAPGIIIYAWVQKENKEKIFTKIEWVAAGVVVALFLLAIFQIVTGTIDISNM, from the coding sequence ATGGAAGAGAAAAAATTAGGTTTGACTCCTTTAGTTGCCCTTGTTGTAGGGTCAATTATTGGTGGTGGAATTTTTAATTTAATGTCAGATATGGCAGTTGAAGCTTCTGTAGGTCCAGTTATTATTGGTTGGGTAATCGCCGGCATAGGTATGGCCTTTTTAGCCTTTAGTTTTCAAAATTTATCAGCTAAGCGCCCTGATTTGGATGCTGGGATTTATAGTTATGCCAAAGAAGGCTTTGGGAAATATATGGGATTTAATTCCGCTTGGGGTTATTGGTTGTCAGCTTTCTTAGGAAATGTTGCTTATGGAACACTATTATTTAGTTCAATTGGGTACTTTTTCCCTGTTTTTGGAGATGGTCAAAACTTCGCTTCAGTTATTGGGGCGTCTGTCATGCTTTGGTTAGTTCATGCACTTATATTAAGAGGGGTTGAAACGGCTTCATTTATTAATACAATCGTTACGGCAGCTAAATTGATACCGTTGGCAATCTTCTTTGTGGCGATGTTCGTAGCCTTTAAATTAGATGTTTTTACAGCTGATTTCTGGGGGACAATTTCAGGAGATTTCACATTTTCAGAAGTGATGGATCAAGTTCAAGGAACAATGCTAGTAACGGTATGGGTATTTATCGGTATTGAAGGGGCCGTTGTCTTTTCTGGTCGTGCTAATAAAAAATCGGATGTTGGGAAAGCAACCATTATTGGTTTAGTGACTGTTATTTCAATTTATTTATTGACAACGATTCTATCAATGGCCGTCTTAACAAGACCTGAATTGGCAGAATTACCTCAACCCGCAATGGCTTATTTATTAGAAAGTGTTGTAGGTAAGTGGGGTGCCATACTAATTAATATTGGGGTAATCATTTCGGTATCGGGTGCTTGGCTTGCATGGACGATGTTTGCGGCTGAATTGCCTTATCAAGCAGCTAAACAAGGTTCTTTTCCAAAGTTCTTTATTAAAGAAAATAAAAATGGCGCACCAGTCAATTCATTGATGTTTACGAATATCTTGATTCAATTATTCCTATTTACTTTCTTGATTAGTTCAAGAGCTTATAATTTTGCCTTTTCACTAGCTTCATCAGCTATTCTGATTCCTTATGCGTTTACCGCATTCTATCAATTAAAACTTTCACTGATGGAAAAAAGTACAACTCCACGTCGCAATCAAAATATTTTTGTTGGAGTAGTTGCAAGTATCTATGCAGTTTGGTTGATTTATGCAGGGGGAGTAGATTACTTGCTCTTAACCATGTTATTGTATGCACCAGGAATCATCATTTATGCTTGGGTACAAAAAGAGAATAAAGAAAAAATCTTTACTAAAATTGAATGGGTTGCAGCAGGAGTTGTCGTAGCTCTCTTCTTGTTAGCCATCTTCCAAATAGTAACTGGTACAATTGATATCAGTAATATGTAA
- the arcC gene encoding carbamate kinase: MGKRKIVVALGGNAILSNDASAQAQQKALEETAEYLVKFIENGDDLVISHGNGPQVGNLLLQQNATNSVKNPAMPLDTCVAMTQGSIGYWMQNALSRALEKRNLTNQVVSLITQVIVDEADPAFKNPSKPIGPFLSEAEAKAEMEHSQAIFKEDAGRGWRKVVPSPKPISIKEYVVINQLVENGVIPITVGGGGIPVVKKGNEIRGVEAVIDKDFASQKLAELIQADLLVILTGVDNVYVNFNKPDQKQLNEVSVEEMKGYIAENQFLAGSMLPKVEAAIAFVENSKDGKAIITSLENIESVLTEGAGTIITK; the protein is encoded by the coding sequence ATGGGGAAAAGAAAAATTGTCGTAGCTTTAGGCGGGAATGCTATATTGTCAAACGATGCAAGTGCTCAAGCCCAACAGAAAGCTCTTGAAGAAACAGCCGAATATTTGGTCAAATTTATTGAAAATGGAGACGATTTAGTTATTTCGCATGGCAATGGTCCACAAGTAGGCAACTTATTGTTGCAGCAAAACGCAACAAATAGCGTTAAAAATCCAGCTATGCCATTAGATACATGCGTAGCTATGACGCAAGGAAGCATTGGGTATTGGATGCAAAATGCTCTTTCACGTGCATTAGAAAAACGAAATCTAACGAATCAAGTTGTTTCACTGATCACTCAAGTAATCGTAGATGAAGCTGATCCAGCCTTTAAAAATCCAAGTAAGCCAATTGGTCCATTTCTATCTGAGGCAGAAGCTAAAGCAGAAATGGAACATTCGCAAGCAATCTTTAAAGAAGATGCAGGGAGAGGTTGGCGTAAAGTGGTTCCTTCTCCAAAACCAATCAGTATAAAGGAATATGTTGTGATCAATCAATTGGTCGAAAACGGCGTGATTCCTATTACAGTTGGCGGAGGTGGGATCCCCGTTGTGAAAAAGGGCAATGAAATAAGAGGGGTAGAAGCCGTTATTGATAAAGATTTCGCCTCTCAAAAATTAGCAGAATTGATCCAAGCCGATTTGTTGGTTATTTTAACAGGAGTAGATAATGTATACGTCAATTTTAATAAGCCTGATCAAAAGCAACTTAATGAAGTTTCCGTTGAAGAAATGAAAGGTTATATTGCGGAAAATCAATTTTTGGCAGGAAGTATGTTGCCAAAAGTTGAAGCTGCCATTGCTTTTGTCGAAAACTCAAAAGATGGAAAAGCCATCATTACTTCTTTAGAAAATATCGAATCTGTATTAACAGAAGGAGCAGGAACGATTATTACAAAATGA
- a CDS encoding Crp/Fnr family transcriptional regulator encodes MTTIQKRMINLYELRYKPIFSEFTDPEFNHLCKNMYLRKYKKGQVLFDEGDIREKIYYLVSGLVRLEKYDESAFYTYTDYVKKETIFPYGGMFSDEAYHYSAIAVTDIELYYMPTTIFENSIADNPKQMIYFYHKLSKILESHERRVQYMVVSNATNRIIKTLNYLMKELGDYTNPTMVNIPYPITINEVANISGCSRETVGNTIKKLKEMDKLAYEHKLFLFKDLVYFNSYTE; translated from the coding sequence ATGACAACTATTCAAAAAAGAATGATTAATTTATACGAACTACGTTATAAACCAATCTTTTCAGAATTTACGGATCCCGAATTTAATCATCTTTGCAAAAATATGTATCTCCGCAAGTATAAAAAAGGGCAAGTCTTGTTTGATGAAGGCGATATCCGGGAGAAAATATATTATTTAGTTAGTGGATTGGTTAGACTCGAAAAATATGATGAGAGTGCCTTTTACACGTATACAGATTATGTGAAAAAAGAAACGATATTTCCTTATGGAGGTATGTTCTCCGACGAAGCATATCACTATTCTGCGATTGCTGTGACAGATATTGAACTGTACTATATGCCAACAACGATTTTTGAAAATAGTATTGCTGACAATCCAAAACAAATGATTTATTTCTATCATAAATTATCTAAAATTCTTGAAAGTCATGAAAGAAGAGTACAATACATGGTCGTATCAAATGCGACCAATCGTATTATTAAAACATTGAACTATTTGATGAAAGAGTTGGGGGATTACACAAACCCGACCATGGTCAATATCCCCTATCCTATAACAATTAATGAAGTAGCAAATATTAGTGGCTGTTCAAGAGAAACTGTAGGAAATACAATTAAAAAGTTAAAAGAAATGGATAAATTAGCCTATGAGCACAAACTTTTTTTATTCAAAGACCTGGTTTATTTTAATTCCTATACAGAATGA
- a CDS encoding ROK family protein translates to MMYGAIEAGGTKFVCAVSDKQLEIKERVSIPTTTPEETLKQVFDFFDQYTLKSIGIGSFGPIDVNEKSATYGYVTSTPKTAWKNFDFLGAVKRQYEIPVAWTTDVNAAAYGEYKKGSARGTESCLYLTIGTGIGGGAVVGGKVLNGFGHPEMGHLLVSMHPDDNFKGVCPYHGNCLEGIAAGPAIEKRYGKKGNELAEDQRVWEIEAFYLAQALVNYTLILSPEKIILGGGVMKQTQLLSLVKKEFTKLMAGYVNTPALDEYIVMPELEDNAGIVGCLLMASEKD, encoded by the coding sequence ATGATGTATGGCGCAATTGAAGCAGGTGGAACAAAATTTGTTTGTGCAGTTAGTGATAAGCAGTTAGAGATAAAAGAACGTGTGAGTATTCCGACTACCACCCCTGAAGAAACTCTTAAACAGGTGTTTGATTTTTTTGATCAATACACGTTGAAATCTATCGGGATTGGTTCTTTTGGGCCTATCGATGTGAATGAGAAATCGGCTACATATGGCTATGTGACTTCAACTCCTAAAACAGCATGGAAAAATTTTGATTTTCTAGGAGCAGTTAAACGGCAGTATGAAATTCCTGTGGCTTGGACGACAGATGTAAATGCAGCTGCATATGGGGAATATAAAAAAGGAAGTGCCCGTGGGACAGAAAGTTGCTTATACTTAACCATTGGAACAGGTATTGGTGGCGGAGCAGTCGTTGGCGGCAAAGTATTGAATGGTTTTGGTCATCCAGAGATGGGACATCTTTTGGTTAGTATGCACCCTGATGATAATTTTAAAGGTGTTTGCCCATATCATGGGAATTGCTTAGAAGGTATTGCTGCTGGTCCGGCTATCGAAAAACGATACGGCAAAAAAGGAAATGAATTAGCGGAAGATCAAAGAGTTTGGGAAATAGAAGCTTTTTATTTAGCACAAGCTTTAGTAAATTATACTTTAATTCTTAGTCCTGAAAAAATCATTTTGGGTGGGGGCGTTATGAAACAAACGCAACTGCTTTCTTTAGTCAAAAAAGAATTCACTAAATTGATGGCGGGATATGTCAACACCCCTGCTTTAGATGAGTACATTGTAATGCCTGAACTTGAGGATAATGCCGGAATCGTAGGTTGTTTACTTATGGCTAGTGAAAAAGACTAA
- the uppS gene encoding polyprenyl diphosphate synthase, which yields METYKRLPNHIGIIPDGNRRWAQKQGFEKKEGYKFGVEPGLELYHLCLALGIKEMTFYGFTVDNTKRPTEQTQAFQKACVDAVNVLKDKDAEILVIGNTDSPLFPKELLPYTKRTKSGKGLMKINFLINYGWSWDLNYGMKQANFDPKGDITKTIASSDISRMDLIIRWGGRRRLSGFLPVQSIYSDFYVADELWPDYNTSQVHAALQWYQDQDVTLGG from the coding sequence ATGGAAACCTACAAACGTCTACCCAATCATATAGGCATTATTCCAGATGGAAATAGAAGATGGGCTCAAAAGCAAGGGTTTGAAAAAAAAGAAGGCTATAAATTTGGTGTAGAACCTGGATTGGAACTGTATCATCTTTGTTTAGCATTAGGCATTAAGGAAATGACTTTTTATGGATTTACGGTAGATAATACTAAACGCCCAACAGAACAAACACAAGCTTTTCAAAAAGCTTGTGTTGATGCGGTGAATGTATTGAAAGATAAAGATGCAGAAATATTGGTCATTGGAAATACGGATTCTCCACTGTTCCCAAAAGAGCTACTGCCTTACACTAAAAGAACTAAATCTGGAAAAGGTTTAATGAAAATTAATTTCTTAATAAACTACGGTTGGAGTTGGGATTTGAATTATGGTATGAAACAAGCAAATTTTGATCCAAAAGGTGACATTACCAAAACAATTGCTTCTTCAGATATCTCAAGAATGGATCTTATCATTCGATGGGGTGGTAGAAGAAGATTAAGTGGCTTTTTACCGGTTCAATCAATTTATTCTGATTTCTATGTAGCCGATGAACTATGGCCAGATTACAATACTAGTCAAGTCCATGCGGCATTACAATGGTACCAAGATCAAGACGTTACACTAGGTGGTTAA